The genome window GGCTGCCGAACGCCTTGAATTGCGCGCCGCCGCCGCCGCCAACGGATTCGCGGGAAACGCGCTTGCGCTGACCGACAGCATACTGGACACGTGGCAGCGCGCACAGGCGCTGACCGGTGTTTTTTGGCCCACCAATCAAATGAGCGAATGGATTTTCGAAAAATTCGTCGCCCGTACTCCGACAAACTTTTACGTCCTCGGACTGCTTCATACCGCCGCTGACAACTCGCTGGCCGATACCGCCCGTCTCGAGTCTCAACTTCCGCGCGAAGGTGTCCGCCTCTCGGGTTGGGAACTTCTGGGCAGCGCGGTTCTCGCCAGTGTAAAGAGCAATTTGTGGAAGCTCGTGTTACTCATGGTGGGCCTTGTGTTACTCTCTTTGTGGCTCGCGTTCCGCAGGTTTCAGGAGGTATTCCTCAGCTTGAGTGTGTTGTTGATCAGCGGCCTTTGTCTCCTCGCGGTCATGCGCGTTGCGGGCTGGTCCTGGAATCTGTTGAATCTGATGGCGCTGCCGCTGATCCTCGGCACTGGAGTTGATTACAGCATTTTCATGCAACTGGCGCTCCGCCGCCATCATGGTGATTTGAGCATGGCCTACCGCTCGGTTGGACGCGCGCTGTTGCTTTGCGGCGCCACGGCCGTCGCCGGTTTTGGCTCGCTGGCCTGGTCGAGCAATGCGGGTATGTCCAGCCTCGGACAGGTATGTGCGGTGGGGATCGGCGGCAATATGCTCGTCTCGGTCTTCCTGCTGCCGGTGTGGTGGAGGACGTTTGCCGGCCAAAATTCGACCAGTAAAAGTCCGACGACACGATCCGCAATTCGCGGTTCTCCGTCCGCCACGCCGTCTCGCTTTTACCGGACCGAACTCTGGCTGGCCGGCATCGCGGTTGCCCGCAGGCTATCCGCCCAAACGTCCGCCCGAATTTCCAGAGTGCTGGCGGGCGCCTATTGGACGTTTGCGCGCGCACGCCGTGAAGTCGTGATCCAGAATCTTCTGCCGGTATTTGACGGCGACCGCCGGACCGCCGAACAGCGTGGTCGCGTTCTCTTCCATAACTTTGCAATCAAGCTTGCCGACCTGTTCCGTTACGAGAGCGGACAATCGATAGACCAAATGTTCGGCGAACTGACCGGATGGGAGCACTTCGTCGCCGCTCAATCGGCAAAACGCGGCATCCTGCTGTTGACACCACATCTCGGCAACTGGGAGTTTGGCGCGCCGTTGCTGGCGCGCCGTGGCGTAAACCTGCTCGTCATCACACTCGCCGAGCCGCAGGGACGCATGACCGCAATCCGTCAGGCCGCGCGCGCGCGGTGGGGAATCGAAACGCTCGTGATCGGCAGCGATCCCTTCGCCTTTGTTGAAATAATCCGCCGGCTGGAGGCTGGCGCGACAGTCGCCCTGCTGATGGACCGCCCGCCGGAAGCGAGCGCAGTGCTGGTGGAATTGTTCGGCAGGACATTTGCCGCCTCGGTTGCCGCCGCCGAACTCGCACGCGCCTCGGGATGCTCGCTCCTGCCCGTTTATCTGCCGCGCACGGAAAAAGGTTACGCCGCGCACATCCTGGAGCCGGTTCCTTACGACCGCGCCGCTTTGCGCTTGCGCGAGGCGCGCCTCGCGCTGACGCGGGAAATCATGCGTGCTTTTGAACCCGCCATTCGCCAATATCCCGACCAATGGTATCACTTCGTTCCCATCTGGCCAAAGTAGCGCGGACTTTCTGTCTGGTCGTGTTCATCGCTTTTTTGCATGAACGGCCCCTCGCCTCCGACGCGAACCCCGAGCTCACCGCGTGGCTCAACTCGCAAACGAACATTCAAACCTGGTCTGCCGAGATCATCCAGACGCGCATGCTGAAGTCATTAACGCAGCCGCTCACGGCCACCGGCCATGTGTGGTTCGCGGCGCCGGACCGGTTTCGCTGGGAACTGGGCGATCCACCGGAAACTATTGCCGTCCGCCGGCCCGATCAACTGCTGGTGATTTATCCAAAACTGAAACGCGCCGAGAAATACCCGCTCACCGGAGATCGACCCGGCCAGTGGCGCGACACGCTGGCGTTGCTCGAAGCGGGGTTCCCCCGGAATCAAAGCGAATTGGAGTCGCGCTTTCACGTCGTTGCGCAGACCACGACCAACGGCGTCCACGAGGTCAGCCTCCAGCCGAGGTCCGCCTCGGCCCGTCGGATGATGCCACAGATCCGGATTGACTTCGCCCTGGACGATTTTTCCCTTCGAGCGACCGAACTCCGGTTCGCCGACGGCTCGATCATGCGGACCGATTTCACCAACGCGGTGTTGAATCCGAAGCTCGACGACTACATCTTCGCGCCGAAACTGGAGAGTGACGTCAAGATCGTCGAACCGCTGAAAAAATGAACGCCTCTCTTTCCGAAGCCATGGCCCGCCTGCCTCACGGCCCCGAGTTCCGTTTCCTTGACCGGCTCGTGAGTCTGGAGCCGGGCGCGAACGGCATCGGAGAATACACGGTGCGCGGTGACGAGCCGTTTCTACACGGGCATTTTCCGGGTGAACCGATGATGCCCGGCGTATTGCTCGTCGAAGCTGCGGCGCAACTCGCCGGCACCGTTGCGCAAAGTGATCCACGAGTCCCGCCCATGCCCGGCTTGAAGCTGACGGCGATCCGTGCTGCAAAAATTACCGGCAGCGCACGGCCCGGCGAGACCATCCGTCTCGAAGCCCGGGTGTTGGGTCGAATGGGGAATCTGGTGCAGGCAGGGGCAACCGCGAGCACCGGAGGGAGAATCGTTCTGCAATGTGAATTGACGTTGAGCGGCGACTCACCTTCGCAGTAGAAACGTTACACGACACGCCACCGGCCCAGGCGGTTGCGGAGTCGATCCAACCGTGCCCGCTGCGCCAACAGCTTCGGAAAATCGGCCAGCAACTGTCGGTAGTCTGGAATTCCGCCCCACGCCGTCACCGTGAACACTTCCAATGCCCTCTTTGAGTTGATGCCGAGTTCGCGATTGCGCCGGAGAAACCGCCGACGAAGCGCGTCCCTCCACGCAGCGTGCGAGCCGGGCGGCTTCAAGTCGTGCCGTCCCACCCAAGGCAGCCATTCCGCTATTTGCGACTGATGGCACCAGCTCATCGCGCACACCTGGTCAAACGCGTCCTCGACTTCGACGGCCAGGTCGTACGCATTCGCGCCGAACATGTAGCCATCGTAAACGTTCAGTATGACCGGCACCTTGCAGGGTTTTGATTTCGTTTCGTCCGCGGGAAATTCGGGCGTGAACGCATGCGGTACATTGATCATGTAAGCGACCTTGCGAATCGTCTCAGCCACGGCGACATGATCGATATGAATGCCCGCCAACGGTTCAGCGGGCCACGGAGGGCAGAAGAGGTAATCCGGCTCGAACTCGCGAATGACCTGCCACAGCGCCGCCAACAAATCGGTGCCCGGTTGCAAACAGGCCTCGCGTGGAACCCGGCCATTCGGATAACGCAATGTGGCAAACTCGTAACCGCCGATTTTCGCGGAGGCCCGTTGCTCCTGCAGCCGCAGTTTTCCGGTCTCCTCCCGCGTCCGGGCATGGTGACCGGCTTTGCCATCGGTGCAGACGATCACTCTGGCGCGCAGTTGATCACCGAGTTTTCGCCTCCACATTTCGAACGTCCCGGCCGCGGTGAACTCGTAGTCGTCGAAGTGCGCGTGGACAAAAAGGATTTTCATGGCGGAACGGGCGCATCGAAACACATCCGCGACGCGACTGCCAGCCGGTTTTGGCATGCGGCCCGAACGAATTCCATGCAAACCCGGCGTGCGTCTTGACTGACCAACCAGAAAAATCTCTGCTCGTCCGCGAGATAATGTTCGGCAGGATTATTGACCGTGTCGATTCGCATTCCGCGAGCCTGCTCCGTGTTCGTGGCTGCGCGCCACCGGAAGGCGGAGGCTTCAAAGGTCCTTCAACAAACTCTTCACACAACGCCGCGCCAAAAACCCTCCGGTCAATGACATTCGCGCAGGAAATTAGCCCCTGGCAGGTGCACCGGAGATTGTGAACTGTCGCGAAGTGGTTTGGCCGCCGCAAAGCGCCGAACCCAAGGTCCGCCCTGCTCGCGCGTTACCGACGGAGCGAACGCCTGGCGTCATGGCAGAGGCCACGGGCAGCAAACGCGACTTACCGCGTGGATGCACATCAAGTCACAAGTCCCACATCCCGAGCGCCGCCACCCCCTTCGTCTTTCAATCTTCGCCATCGTCTTCTTCGCTCTGCCATTTCGGATAAACCTCGGCCCCAAGCTCACCACGTCGAATGAGCTCCTGCAAATCACGAATGATCGTGCGCCGGGCGACCTTGAACTGTCGCGACAGCGCGGAAATATTCGGACGCTCGCCCGCACGCGCGAGCATTTGACGAATTTGCGTCTGGCGGCTCAACCGGTCCGTGGAACGGCTCAGCAAATCCTCCACATCCACGCGCCGGGACCGTTCCAATGCCTCGAACTGCCGCACGACCTCGGCCTCACCGCACTCGGCCAGCGCCGTCTCGACGGTCCGCCGCAGCTCGTTCAAATCCACGGGCTTCGTAATGCAGTAGTGGGCGCGGCGCGGTCCCTGCAGCGCATGGATTTGCTGGTGTGCTTCCAGCGCGCCAGAGACGACAATGATCGGCACATGGGGCAGCAGCTCCTTGAATTCCGCCAGGTAATCGAGGCCGAGTTCTCCCTTCCCCAGGATGTGATCGAGGATGATAAGATTCGGTGGTGTCCTGGCGATCGATTTCAAAGCTTCGCTGGCCGTGTTCACGCGCATGAGTTCATACCGCCCCAGCGCTTCTTCGTAGATCTCATATTGAAGATCGTCATCTTCGACGACCAAAATCCGACGGGTGTTCATGGGCTGATGGAATTTAACCCCCGGAGGGCGGACAAATCAAGTTTCGGTCGTGCGCGCAGCGGGCATCAGGATGGAGAACGTGCTGCCTTTACCGGGCACAGACTCCACCAACAGGCCATAACCCATTTCCTTGGCGATTTCGTACACCATGGACAAACCAAGACCCGTGCCGCGCCGCGTGGAAAACGCCTTCGTCGTAAAAAACGGTTCGAAGATTCGCGGCAGGATTTCAGGCGATACGCCGGAACCCTGGTCCTGGACCGAGATACAGACAAGTGGCGGTCTGGCCGCCGGAGCAAGCACCAGACCTGATGGCGCGTGTTCAAACAGTCCGGTGCGCAGGATGATATCTCCGCGTCCGCTCATCGCGTCGGCGGCATTGAGCACAAGATTGAGCAACATCTGCTGAACCAATTCGGCCACACCTTCGACCGGAGGCAGGTTTGCGGCCAGCTCCAGCCGCAACGTCACTTCCTGCTGGAACTGATCGGTGAGCACGCGTCTGACCTCGGATACAAGGTCGTTCACATCGCACAGTTTCTCTTCGCGACCGGCGCGGCTGATTCCCAACATCGCCTTCACGATTCCCGAACCTTGTTCCACCATCGTCTTGATCCGGTCCACCCGTGTCCTGACCTTCTCGGTGTCGCTGAGGTTTGCCTCGATGATCTGCGCGGAGCCTTTGATGATGGAGAGAATGCTGTTGAAGTCATGGGCGATCCCGGCCGCAAGTGTGCCCAGCGCCCGCATTTTCTGGCTGTGCAGCAACTCCTGGTTCGCGCGTTCCAGCTCCTTGGTCCGTTGCGCGACGATCCGCTCCACCTCGGCATAACTCCGCAACAACCGGAAATGACGGTTGACCGCGAGCCACGCCAGAAACAGCGTCACGACCGCGCCACCGGACACAATCGCGAGCAGGCGTGGCTCAAGAAACCAGGGAACAATCGAAACAAACTCGTGCACTTGAGCCTCGGCCTCTTCGTTCCAATTGCGGTCCATTGCTCGAATGGCGAACCGATGTTTTCCCGCCGGGAGATTGGTAAATGTCGTCGAGGTGTCCGAACCATACGAGGACCACGCGGCATCGTCCAGACGATGCGAGAACAGCAACCGGTCGGGTCGCGTGGCATCCCACTTGTCCCGGCCGCGGAAGTGAAAAGCGACCACGTCGGAAGAATAGACTTCGCCCGGATTCTCGCCGCCGAGGAATGATGAACCGGGCGCATCAAGATCGGCGGAGCGATGATACAAACAAACACCCTTCTCCGTGGCCGCCCAGAGCCCCCCGCGCCGGTCCTGCCAGACATCGAATGTTTCCCTGGCCGCCAGCCCCTCTTCCACACCGTTCGCCACCCACGACCCATCCGCGAA of Candidatus Angelobacter sp. contains these proteins:
- a CDS encoding MMPL family transporter is translated as AAERLELRAAAAANGFAGNALALTDSILDTWQRAQALTGVFWPTNQMSEWIFEKFVARTPTNFYVLGLLHTAADNSLADTARLESQLPREGVRLSGWELLGSAVLASVKSNLWKLVLLMVGLVLLSLWLAFRRFQEVFLSLSVLLISGLCLLAVMRVAGWSWNLLNLMALPLILGTGVDYSIFMQLALRRHHGDLSMAYRSVGRALLLCGATAVAGFGSLAWSSNAGMSSLGQVCAVGIGGNMLVSVFLLPVWWRTFAGQNSTSKSPTTRSAIRGSPSATPSRFYRTELWLAGIAVARRLSAQTSARISRVLAGAYWTFARARREVVIQNLLPVFDGDRRTAEQRGRVLFHNFAIKLADLFRYESGQSIDQMFGELTGWEHFVAAQSAKRGILLLTPHLGNWEFGAPLLARRGVNLLVITLAEPQGRMTAIRQAARARWGIETLVIGSDPFAFVEIIRRLEAGATVALLMDRPPEASAVLVELFGRTFAASVAAAELARASGCSLLPVYLPRTEKGYAAHILEPVPYDRAALRLREARLALTREIMRAFEPAIRQYPDQWYHFVPIWPK
- a CDS encoding outer membrane lipoprotein carrier protein LolA; protein product: MVSLRSHLAKVARTFCLVVFIAFLHERPLASDANPELTAWLNSQTNIQTWSAEIIQTRMLKSLTQPLTATGHVWFAAPDRFRWELGDPPETIAVRRPDQLLVIYPKLKRAEKYPLTGDRPGQWRDTLALLEAGFPRNQSELESRFHVVAQTTTNGVHEVSLQPRSASARRMMPQIRIDFALDDFSLRATELRFADGSIMRTDFTNAVLNPKLDDYIFAPKLESDVKIVEPLKK
- a CDS encoding 3-hydroxyacyl-ACP dehydratase FabZ family protein, with protein sequence MNASLSEAMARLPHGPEFRFLDRLVSLEPGANGIGEYTVRGDEPFLHGHFPGEPMMPGVLLVEAAAQLAGTVAQSDPRVPPMPGLKLTAIRAAKITGSARPGETIRLEARVLGRMGNLVQAGATASTGGRIVLQCELTLSGDSPSQ
- a CDS encoding PIG-L family deacetylase; this translates as MKILFVHAHFDDYEFTAAGTFEMWRRKLGDQLRARVIVCTDGKAGHHARTREETGKLRLQEQRASAKIGGYEFATLRYPNGRVPREACLQPGTDLLAALWQVIREFEPDYLFCPPWPAEPLAGIHIDHVAVAETIRKVAYMINVPHAFTPEFPADETKSKPCKVPVILNVYDGYMFGANAYDLAVEVEDAFDQVCAMSWCHQSQIAEWLPWVGRHDLKPPGSHAAWRDALRRRFLRRNRELGINSKRALEVFTVTAWGGIPDYRQLLADFPKLLAQRARLDRLRNRLGRWRVV
- a CDS encoding response regulator, with the translated sequence MNTRRILVVEDDDLQYEIYEEALGRYELMRVNTASEALKSIARTPPNLIILDHILGKGELGLDYLAEFKELLPHVPIIVVSGALEAHQQIHALQGPRRAHYCITKPVDLNELRRTVETALAECGEAEVVRQFEALERSRRVDVEDLLSRSTDRLSRQTQIRQMLARAGERPNISALSRQFKVARRTIIRDLQELIRRGELGAEVYPKWQSEEDDGED